The proteins below come from a single Chelmon rostratus isolate fCheRos1 chromosome 10, fCheRos1.pri, whole genome shotgun sequence genomic window:
- the tfe3a gene encoding transcription factor E3a isoform X1: MSAVRSDQIHTGEQDRTGAETEQQDAEILPSQTVFVILDSADTLNLVRVESGIVADIEVDSLLPSDCDTFYQIKSQPISISTSAAAPSSSSSSSSLPSTMSSRVLMRQDLMRQQALEEEQKEAQKQLLRSADSSSPISVSVSASCQPPAQVPVEVLKVQTHLENPTRYHIQQAQRQQVRQYLSTAQTAATSKTANQEPAPMPSHSPQLDPAPKLHPADNTRKKEMEEAVINDIISLESSLNDEFLTLIDSGLQIANTLPVSGNMLDVYGGSRGMATPTVTISNSCPADLHVKRELSGERQTDFYTHVEAKALIKERQKKDNHNLIERRRRFNINDRIKELGDLIPKSTDPDTRWNKGTILKASVDYIRKLQKEQHRVREMEERQRRLENTNHSLLLRIQELELQTRLHAFSSSSSSSPLPTSSSSSSSLDPQALLSPPLPHPFSSSSPSSSLVTPSLGLDALSFVELDEPQGASTVFSPGLMSDMGGLTELHSLGDILMEEGGGGVVSDPLLSCGASKTSSRRSSFSMDEDL; the protein is encoded by the exons ATGTCAGCCGTCCGCTCGGACCAGATCCACACCGGTGAGCAGGACCGAACCGGAGCCGAGACGGAGCAGCAAGACGCCGAGATCCTGCCATCGCAGACCGTGTTTGTCATCCTGGACTCGGCTGACACACTCAACCTGGTCCG ggtGGAGTCTGGTATCGTCGCAGACATTGAGGTCGACAGTTTGCTGCCGTCAGACTGTGACACCTTCTACCAGATCAAgagtcagccaatcagcatcaG caCATCAGCCgcagctccctcctcttcctcctcttcatcttcactgCCGTCAACAATGTCATCAAg gGTTTTGATGCGTCAGGATTTGATGCGTCAGCaggctctggaggaggagcagaaggaggcgCAGAAGCAGCTGCTCCGCTCGGCTGACTCGTCCTCCCccatctctgtgtctgtgtctgcctcctgCCAACCCCCTGCTCAGGTCCCTGTGGAGGTGCTAAAG GTGCAGACTCACCTGGAGAACCCCACCAGGTATCACATCCAGCAGGCTCAGAGGCAGCAGGTCCGTCAGTATCTCTCCACCGCGCAGACCGCTGCCACCTCCaagacagccaatcaggagccagCGCCAATGCCAAGCCACTCCCCCCAGCTGGACCCCGCCCCCAAATTACACCCTGCAGACAACACCCGGAAAAAGGAG ATGGAAGAGGCGGTCatcaatgacatcatcagcctGGAATCTAGCTTGAATGACGAGTTTCTGACGCTGATCGACTCTGGACTGCAGATCGCCAACACG CTGCCGGTGTCGGGGAACATGCTGGACGTGTACGGTGGCAGCAGAGGAATGGCCACGCCCACCGTCACCATTAGCAACAGTTGCCCGGCCGACCTGCACGTGAAGAGAGAGCTGAGTGGTGAGCGTCAAACAGACTTCTATACTC atgTGGAGGCCAAAGCTCTGAtcaaagagagacaaaagaaagacaaccaCAACCTCA ttgagaggaggaggaggttcaACATCAACGATCGCATCAAAGAACTCGGAGATCTCATCCCCAAATCCACCGACCC GGACACGAGGTGGAACAAAGGAACCATCCTGAAGGCGTCGGTGGATTACATTCGCAAACTACAGAAAGAACAACACAGAGTCcgagagatggaggagagacagaggaggctgGAGAACACCAACCACTCCCTTCTGCTACGCATacag GAGCTGGAGCTTCAGACTCGCCTCCAcgccttctcttcttcctcctcctcctcacctctccccacctcctcctcctcctcctcttctctggaCCCCCAGGCCCTGCTCTCCCCACCGCTGCCTcaccccttctcctcctcatccccctcctcctccctggtgACCCCCTCCCTAGGTCTGGATGCCCTGAGTTTCGTGGAGCTGGACGAGCCTCAGGGAGCCTCCACCGTCTTCTCCCCGGGCCTGATGTCTGACATGGGGGGACTGACAGAGCTCCACAGCCTGGGAGACATCctgatggaggaggggggaggaggggtggtgtCGGACCCCCTGTTGTCCTGCGGAGCCTCAAAGacgagcagcaggaggagcagcttcagcatGGACGAGGacctctga
- the tfe3a gene encoding transcription factor E3a isoform X2, protein MSAVRSDQIHTGEQDRTGAETEQQDAEILPSQTVFVILDSADTLNLVRVESGIVADIEVDSLLPSDCDTFYQIKSQPISISTSAAAPSSSSSSSSLPSTMSSRVLMRQDLMRQQALEEEQKEAQKQLLRSADSSSPISVSVSASCQPPAQVPVEVLKVQTHLENPTRYHIQQAQRQQVRQYLSTAQTAATSKTANQEPAPMPSHSPQLDPAPKLHPADNTRKKEMEEAVINDIISLESSLNDEFLTLIDSGLQIANTLPVSGNMLDVYGGSRGMATPTVTISNSCPADLHVKRELSDVEAKALIKERQKKDNHNLIERRRRFNINDRIKELGDLIPKSTDPDTRWNKGTILKASVDYIRKLQKEQHRVREMEERQRRLENTNHSLLLRIQELELQTRLHAFSSSSSSSPLPTSSSSSSSLDPQALLSPPLPHPFSSSSPSSSLVTPSLGLDALSFVELDEPQGASTVFSPGLMSDMGGLTELHSLGDILMEEGGGGVVSDPLLSCGASKTSSRRSSFSMDEDL, encoded by the exons ATGTCAGCCGTCCGCTCGGACCAGATCCACACCGGTGAGCAGGACCGAACCGGAGCCGAGACGGAGCAGCAAGACGCCGAGATCCTGCCATCGCAGACCGTGTTTGTCATCCTGGACTCGGCTGACACACTCAACCTGGTCCG ggtGGAGTCTGGTATCGTCGCAGACATTGAGGTCGACAGTTTGCTGCCGTCAGACTGTGACACCTTCTACCAGATCAAgagtcagccaatcagcatcaG caCATCAGCCgcagctccctcctcttcctcctcttcatcttcactgCCGTCAACAATGTCATCAAg gGTTTTGATGCGTCAGGATTTGATGCGTCAGCaggctctggaggaggagcagaaggaggcgCAGAAGCAGCTGCTCCGCTCGGCTGACTCGTCCTCCCccatctctgtgtctgtgtctgcctcctgCCAACCCCCTGCTCAGGTCCCTGTGGAGGTGCTAAAG GTGCAGACTCACCTGGAGAACCCCACCAGGTATCACATCCAGCAGGCTCAGAGGCAGCAGGTCCGTCAGTATCTCTCCACCGCGCAGACCGCTGCCACCTCCaagacagccaatcaggagccagCGCCAATGCCAAGCCACTCCCCCCAGCTGGACCCCGCCCCCAAATTACACCCTGCAGACAACACCCGGAAAAAGGAG ATGGAAGAGGCGGTCatcaatgacatcatcagcctGGAATCTAGCTTGAATGACGAGTTTCTGACGCTGATCGACTCTGGACTGCAGATCGCCAACACG CTGCCGGTGTCGGGGAACATGCTGGACGTGTACGGTGGCAGCAGAGGAATGGCCACGCCCACCGTCACCATTAGCAACAGTTGCCCGGCCGACCTGCACGTGAAGAGAGAGCTGAGTG atgTGGAGGCCAAAGCTCTGAtcaaagagagacaaaagaaagacaaccaCAACCTCA ttgagaggaggaggaggttcaACATCAACGATCGCATCAAAGAACTCGGAGATCTCATCCCCAAATCCACCGACCC GGACACGAGGTGGAACAAAGGAACCATCCTGAAGGCGTCGGTGGATTACATTCGCAAACTACAGAAAGAACAACACAGAGTCcgagagatggaggagagacagaggaggctgGAGAACACCAACCACTCCCTTCTGCTACGCATacag GAGCTGGAGCTTCAGACTCGCCTCCAcgccttctcttcttcctcctcctcctcacctctccccacctcctcctcctcctcctcttctctggaCCCCCAGGCCCTGCTCTCCCCACCGCTGCCTcaccccttctcctcctcatccccctcctcctccctggtgACCCCCTCCCTAGGTCTGGATGCCCTGAGTTTCGTGGAGCTGGACGAGCCTCAGGGAGCCTCCACCGTCTTCTCCCCGGGCCTGATGTCTGACATGGGGGGACTGACAGAGCTCCACAGCCTGGGAGACATCctgatggaggaggggggaggaggggtggtgtCGGACCCCCTGTTGTCCTGCGGAGCCTCAAAGacgagcagcaggaggagcagcttcagcatGGACGAGGacctctga
- the fgd1 gene encoding FYVE, RhoGEF and PH domain-containing protein 1, which produces MHLNRPRSALLGFSLPPPPPPPPSPPPPSFSSQFSTMRFSYHLSTTSTPPPHSSSTHRTGPSSSSSPSLLTKSLSLEPSCSPCGHQGVLDADSPLQPSSDPGPSASLSSPASLEGGAELTERRGSANGLLLVNDTGPPELPATTITPPSKSRPPLPGPKPQVPPKPPHLQQQAGGSRPRPRAPDKPLPPPPPCRPLPVDPRGGRTPPTQGDGTASPTCVLSLIEKFEREQIIVVPDITGGALCPRLPDPPSSLSSSRPSSPPSSSSSLAPPPPDEEPPSEIKGGEGEEGDGDLHDDDDDDDDDDDDDDDEELAAACRDDPHQKRLSMESGYSASEKHLEDDVVAVEMREQQQQQPLLLDQSELPSERLSLPSSQTDGKLANRDSGIDSISSPSHSEELCFAGVDDGGVAYPCSPALLPRLSSSSSYAGEGGDGEGGEGEARGGARRRREFSEEGDSDLEEEEAELTLVLPPPKTDRQDSAELSVQQKVFNIANELLHTETAYVSKLHLLDQVFCARLLEEARSRSSFPCDVVQGIFSNICSIYCFHQQFLLPALQKRMEEWDSNPRIGDILQKLAPFLKMYGEYVKNFDRAMELVNTWMERSAQFKTIIQEIQREERCGNLTLQHHMLEPVQRIPRYELLLKDYLHRLPEDAPDYRDAQKSLELIATAAEHSNAAIRKMERMRKLLKVYELLGGEEDIVNPTNELIKEGHILKLSNKNGTTQDRYLILFNDRLLYCVPKLRLIGQKYGVRARIDVDGMELKETSSVAVPRTFLVSGKQRSLELQARTEDEKKDWIQAIQATIQRHEQTVESFRHLNCSLRDDESTPPHSPSCVELGKRAPTPIREKEVTLCMKCQEPFNSITKRRHHCKACGHVVCGKCSEFRARLSYDNNRTNRVCVDCYAMLVGVSPSPGTLTTSTQRRRSILEKQASLAAENSVICSFLHHMEKGGGRGWQKAWFVIPENEPLVLYIYGAPQDVKAQRSVPLIGFEVSLPESCDRLERRHAFKISQSHLTLFFSAEGEELQRRWMAVLSRAGRGEEHQVHRPIVESLEEEGEELAAAAEGENT; this is translated from the exons gtccctcctcttcctccagtccCAGCTTGCTGACGAAGAGTCTGTCTCTGGAGCCGTCCTGCTCACCGTGCGGCCACCAGGGGGTGCTGGACGCTGACTCTCCCCTGCAGCCGAGCTCCGATCCGGGACCCAGCGCCTCCTTGTCAAGCCCCGCCTCATTGGAGGGAGGGGCGGAGCTAACAGAGCGCCGTGGCTCCGCTAACGGGCTGCTGCTGGTCAATGATACAGGGCCGCCAGAACTGCCAGCGACCACAATAACACCACCGAGCAAGAGCAGACCGCCGTTACCTGGACCAAAACCTCAAG TCCCCCCGAAGCCCCCCCACCTCCAGCAACAGGCAGGGGGTTCCAGGCCACGCCCCCGGGCTCCAGACAagcccctcccccctcccccgccCTGCAGACCCCTCCCAGTGGACCCCCGGGGGGGGCGGACGCCACCGACCCAGGGTGATGGCACGGCCTCCCCAACTTGTGTCTTGTCACTCATTGAAAAGTTTGAGCG tgaacaGATCATCGTGGTTCCTGACATCACCGGGGGGGCTCTGTGTCCACGCCTCCCtgaccccccctcctccctctcctcctcccgaCCTTcgtcaccaccatcatcatcatcatcactcgCCCCTCCCCCACCTGATGAGGAGCCACCCTCTGAGATCAAAGGtggtgagggggaggagggagacggtGACCTacacgatgatgatgatgatgatgatgatgatgatgatgatgatgatgatgaagagctgGCAGCGGCGTGTCGTGACGACCCACATCAGAAGCGTCTCTCTATGGAGTCGGGTTACAGCGCCTCAGAAAAACATTTGGAGGACGACGTGGTTGCTGTGGAGATGAgggagcaacaacagcagcagccgcTGCTgcttgaccaatcagagctcccCTCAGAGCGTCTGTCCCTCCCCTCCTCGCAGACGGACGGGAAGCTGGCCAATCGGGACAGCGGCATCGACAGCATCAGTTCTCCATCGCACAGCGAGGAGCTCTGCTTCGCCGGCGTGGATGACGGGGGCGTGGCCTACCCCTGCAGCCCTGCCCTTCTGCCCCGCCTCTCCAGCTCGTCCTCATATGCgggggagggaggagacggggagggaggagagggggaggcacGGGGTGGAGCCAGAAGGAGGAGGGAGTTCTCTGAGGAGGGAGACAGtgatctggaggaggaggaggccgagCTGACACTGGTGCTGCCCCCcccaaagacagacagacaggactcTGCTGAG ctgTCTGTCCAGCAGAAGGTCTTCAACATCGCCAatgagctgctgcacacagagacagccTACGTCTCTAAGCTCCACCTCCTGGACCAG gttttCTGTGCTCGGCTCCTGGAGGAGGCTCGGTCCCGCTCCTCCTTCCCCTGCGACGTTGTTCAGGGAATCTTCTCCAACATCTGCTCCATCTACTGTTTCCATCAGCAGTTTCTGCTGCCGGCGCTGCAGAAACGGATGGAGGAGTG GGATTCTAACCCGCGGATCGGGGACATCCTGCAGAAGCTGGCTCCCTTCCTGAAGATGTATGGCGAGTATGTGAAGAACTTTGACCGAGCCATGGAGCTGGTGAACACCTGGATGGAGAGATCGGCTCAGTTCAAGACCATCATCCAGGAGATTCAG aGGGAGGAGCGTTGTGGTAACCTGactctgcagcatcacatgCTGGAGCCGGTCCAGAGGATTCCTCGCTATGAGCTGCTGCTCAAAGATTATCTGCACCGACTGCCTGAGGACGCCCCGGACTACAGGGACGCCCAGA agtcTCTGGAGCTGATCGCCACAGCGGCAGAACACTCCAACGCTGCCATCAGGAAGATG GAGAGAATGAGGAAGTTGTTGAAGGTTTACGAGTTGTTGGGGGGAGAAGAAGACATTGTTAACCCAACAAACGAGCTCATTAAAGAAGGACACATCCTAAAACTGTCCAACAAGAACGGGACCACGCAGGACAGATACCTCATACTG tttaaTGACCGGTTGCTGTACTGCGTCCCAAAGCTGCGTCTGATTGGTCAGAAATATGGTGTCCGTGCTCGCATCGATGTGGACGGCATGGAG CTGAAAGAGACCAGCAGTGTTGCAGTTCCCAGGACGTTCCTGGTGTCTGGAAAACAAAGATCCCTGGAGCTGCAGGCCAG GACAGAGGACGAGAAGAAGGACTGGATACAG GCCATTCAGGCGACCATTCAGAGACACGAGCAGACGGTGGAAAGCTTCAGACACCTGAACTGTTCACTACGAGATGATGAGTCCACTCCACCTCACTCCCCG aGCTGTGTGGAGTTGGGAAAGAGAGCTCCGACTCCAATCAGAGAGAAGGAAGTCACTCTGTGTATGAAGTGTCAGGAGCCGTTCAACTCCATCACCAAGAGACGACATCACTGTAAAGCCTGTGGACAC GTGGTTTGTGGGAAATGTTCAGAGTTTCGTGCTCGTCTGTCGTACGACAACAACCGAACCAACCGTGTTTGTGTGGACTGCTATGCCATGCTTGTGGGAGTGTCGCCCTCACCCGGCACGCTCACTACCAGCACCCAAAGGAGGCGCTCCATCCTGGAG AAACAGGCCTCCCTGGCAGCAGAGAACAGTGTGATTTGTAGTTTTCTTCACCACATGGAGAAAGGAGGGGGGCGGGGTTGGCAGAAGGCCTGGTTTGTCATCCCTGAAAATGAACCACTGGTGCTCTACATCTACGGAGCTCCACAG GATGTGAAGGCGCAGCGCAGcgtgcctctgattggcttcgAGGTCTCCCTTCCTGAGTCATGTGACCGCCTGGAGCGACGCCACGCCTTCAAGATCTCCCAGAGTCACCTGACCCTGTTCTTCAGTGCCGAGGGGGAGGAGCTACAGCGGCGATGGATGGCCGTCCTGTCGAGGGCCGGGAGGGGGGAGGAGCATCAGGTCCACCGGCCAATTGTGGAgagtctggaggaggagggggaggagctagcggctgcagcagagggggaAAACACGTGA